From the genome of Melitaea cinxia chromosome 12, ilMelCinx1.1, whole genome shotgun sequence, one region includes:
- the LOC123658277 gene encoding uncharacterized protein LOC123658277 — METRSMKKRKGPLPGGNRRGTPGAGAGCFSMRTASGEELNRRAPTGSSENATADADRLTDRTTSTEPYSPSTISYTPSIPSSPLSNRDSPTPTLDVAREASAFLPTSTKAGKPRVRMKWSKEVNLFIMRTYYYITRLETDLTTYRRQLHELFLRKYPELNVTEQRIADQRRAIVKNNLLNQETLNIIKEEIKSQLETENENQIYINSNVSTNDDIQCSSTHPKPNTRHTSPSNIFTYNTQSTYTFSNNTQTSHMSTQTEFVIIMMDNDIDTVLDHNLGTNTQIEEICDKFRTALTQYSGMDPRVRPKLPKLRYSSHLFQLVNMFNQDILFQFISDDTKLTDIHTIVYCVALVISEELNYKVTENIRSTKPKDCNKPPWQIRLEKDIEKLRADCGRVTQYINNNRSRKIIKHVKRIFETRNTHTKHENRNTKPEEYLDTLKQKLALKVHRLKRYKKAQQRKNDNTMFSTNEKTFYRNLHKPKIDTDTVNSPIMPTQIQLETFWSGIWEQQVHHNDKADWITEEENKWNSIEEMEFTEITETEINNITARLHNWKSPGIDKIHNFWFKKLFSLHKIIAKNFTDIIIGKQKIPDFIATGITYMLPKSQISPQPSQYRPITCLPTIYKILTSAITTKINKHVEQYNIIAEEQKGCRRGHMGCKEQLIIDSTIHKHATSKNRNLHCTYIDYKKAFDSIPHSWLIKILQIYKINPKIINFLRDIMSRWKTTLYLTANRTNITTREIIIRKGIYQGDSLSPLWFCLALNPLSYLLRGCRAGYCLKYDKQDTIVSHLIYMDDIKLYGKTEMEMQKLIDTTAQFSKDINMEFGLDKCRTLHIKRGKIRPGHYVVNDTDIITAMEPTDLYKYLGYKQLKGLDHTEIKNTLTIEFKKRVNALCKTKLTGKHLIKSINTYAIPILTYSFGIIKWTKTDIEQIERTIRTTLTKHNNLHPKSAIERLTIKREYGGRGLIDLNHLYQKQVGNLKAFFLLKSQTSEIHKAIVQNDFNYTPLNLHEDISSLNTESNDLQTQKLDSWKRKVLHGRHPHDLEQPHINTAASNKWLKIGNLFPETEGFIIAIQDQIVNTKNYRKFIIKDASIPNDKCRKCHVQPETIQHITGACTTLTQTDYTHRHNQVVNIIHQKLALKHKLIQNTNTPYYKYKPQTVLENDTHKLYFDRAILTDRTIHYNRPDITLQDKLNKITYLIDIAVPNTHNLQKTISEKINKYTELKEEVARIWNQNKVYIIPIALSTTGVIPNHLLHSLKLLELNETLYITLQKAAILNTCRIVRKFLQIDEHQIPHNT; from the coding sequence ATGGAGACACGATCAATGAAGAAACGTAAAGGGCCGCTTCCCGGGGGCAATCGCCGGGGCACACCTGGAGCTGGCGCTGGGTGTTTCAGCATGCGAACCGCCAGCGGTGAGGAGCTGAACAGGCGGGCTCCCACCGGGTCATCCGAAAATGCTACAGCCGATGCTGACAGACTGACTGACAGGACAACTTCAACAGAACCCTATAGTCCAAGTACCATCTCATATACACCATCAATTCCCTCCTCACCCCTTTCAAACAGAGATTCACCCACACCGACCTTGGATGTTGCGCGGGAGGCAAGTGCCTTTTTACCCACGTCCACCAAAGCCGGTAAACCGAGAGTGCGCATGAAATGGAGTAAAGAAGTAAACCTATTTATCATGCGCACCTACTACTACATCACTAGATTAGAGACCGACCTAACCACCTACAGAAGACAATTGCACGaactttttttacgaaaatatccGGAATTAAACGTCACAGAACAGAGAATCGCAGATCAAAGAAGAGCAATAGTAAAAAACAACCTTTTAAATCaggaaactttaaatataattaaagaagaaataaagtCACAACTAGAAAcagaaaatgaaaatcaaatctatattaatagtaatgtaTCAACAAACGATGATATTCAATGTTCTTCTACTCATCCAAAACCCAACACAAGGCACACTTCGCCATCAAACATATTCACATATAATACTCAGTCAACATACACATTTTCTAATAACACTCAGACATCCCACATGTCAACACAGACtgaatttgttattataatgatGGATAACGACATTGATACGGTATTAGACCATAACCTAGGAACGAACACTCAAATAGAAGAAATCTGTGACAAATTCAGGACAGCACTAACACAATATTCAGGAATGGACCCACGAGTCCGACCAAAATTACCTAAACTTAGATACAGTTCTCACCTATTTCAGCTAGTCAATATGTTTAATCAAGATATTCTGTTCCAATTTATTTCCGACGACACAAAACTAACCGACATACATACAATAGTGTATTGCGTAGCCTTAGTTATCTCCGAAGAACTTAACTATAAGGTCACAGAAAATATTAGAAGCACAAAGCCCAAAGACTGTAATAAACCACCATGGCAAATAAGATTAGAAAAGGACATAGAAAAACTCAGAGCAGACTGTGGGCGAGTCACACagtacataaataacaatagatCCCGTAAAATCATTAAACATGTCAAAAGAATATTTGAAACAAGAAACACACACACTAAACACGAAAATAGGAATACAAAACCGGAAGAGTACTTAGacactttaaaacaaaagttagcACTAAAAGTTCATAGacttaaaagatacaaaaaggCACAGCAAAGGAAAAACGATAACACAATGTTTAGcacaaatgaaaaaactttCTACAGAAACTTACACAAACCAAAAATAGACACAGATACAGTAAACAGTCCTATTATGCCCACACAAATACAACTGGAAACTTTTTGGTCAGGCATCTGGGAACAACAAGTACATCACAATGATAAAGCCGATTGGATAAccgaagaagaaaataaatggAATTCGATTGAAGAAATGGAATTCACAGAAATAACTGagacagaaataaataacattacagCTAGATTGCATAACTGGAAATCACCAGGAATAgataaaattcataacttttggttcaaaaaattattttctttacataagATCATTGCTAAAAATTTTACAGATATCATTATTGGTAAACAAAAAATTCCAGATTTCATTGCCACTGGAATAACCTATATGCTGCCTAAATCACAGATTTCTCCACAACCTTCACAATACCGACCTATTACATGCCTACCAACTATATACAAAATCTTAACATCagcaataacaacaaaaatcaataaacatgttgaacaatataatataatagcggAAGAACAAAAAGGATGCAGGCGAGGCCACATGGGATGTAAggaacagctaataattgattCTACTATTCACAAACatgcgacttcaaaaaatagaAACCTACATTGcacatatatagattataaaaaagctTTTGACAGTATCCCACATTCTtggctaattaaaatattacaaatatacaaaataaacccgaaaataataaactttttacgtGATATTATGTCCAGATGGAAAACCACACTTTACCTGACCGCGAATCGAACTAACATCACAACTAGAGAAATAATCATTAGAAAGGGGATCTATCAAGGCGATTCCTTGAGTCCTCTGTGGTTTTGCCTAGCCTTAAACCCCCTGTCATATTTGCTGCGTGGTTGTCGGGCCGGATATTGCCTCAAATACGATAAACAAGATACAATAGTCTCTCATCTCATATATATGGATGATATTAAGTTATATGGAAAAACAGAAATGGAAatgcaaaaattaatagatactaCAGCACAATTTAGCAAAGATATTAATATGGAATTTGGTTTGGATAAATGTAGAACACTTCACATTAAACGAGGCAAGATACGGCCAGGCCATTATGTAGTTAATGATACCGATATAATTACAGCCATGGAACCCaccgatttgtataaatacttagGATATAAACAACTTAAAGGATTAGATCACACAGAAATCAAAAACACTTTaacaatagaatttaaaaaacgagTTAATGCTCtttgtaaaactaaactaaCAGGCAAACATCTCATTAAGTCTATAAATACATACGCTATCCCAATTCTTACATACTCATTTGGTATAATAAAATGGACAAAAACAGACATAGAACAAATAGAGCGCACAATACGCACCACACTCACTAAACACAATAATCTACACCCAAAATCTGCAATAGAAAGACTTACTATCAAAAGAGAATATGGAGGAAGGGGCCTTATTGATTTGAATCATCTCTATCAAAAACAAGTCGGcaatttaaaagctttttttctcttaaaatcACAGACTAGCGAAATACATAAAGCCATAGTTCAAAATGATTTTAACTATACTCCACTAAACTTACACGAAGACATAAGCTCTCTAAATACCGAAAGTAACGATCTTCAAACACAAAAACTAGATAGCTGGAAACGAAAAGTATTACACGGCCGCCATCCTCACGATCTAGAACAACCCCACATAAACACCGCAGCCTCAAACAAATGGCTTAAAATAGGAAACCTATTTCCAGAGACCGAAGGATTTATAATAGCGATACAGGATCAAATAGTCAACACTAAAAACTACAGAAAATTCATAATCAAAGACGCCTCAATACCAAACGATAAATGCCGCAAATGCCACGTTCAACCAGAGACCATCCAACACATTACCGGGGCATGTACAACACTTACACAAACAGATTACACACatagacataaccaagtagtcAACATAATTCACCAaaagttagcactaaaacaCAAACTCATACAGAACACAAACACaccttattacaaatataagccACAAACAGTCTTAGAAAACGACACACATAAGCTCTATTTTGATCGCGCAATACTTACAGACAGAACCATCCACTACAATAGACCGGATATAACGCtccaagataaattaaataaaataacctatcTGATAGATATTGCTGTTCCCAACACTCATAACCtacaaaaaacaatttctgaaaaaatcaacaaatataCTGAACTAAAGGAAGAAGTAGCTAGAATTTGgaaccaaaataaagtatacataatCCCAATAGCTCTTTCCACGACAGGTGTTATCCCAAACCATCTGTTACATAGTCTTAAACTACTAGAATTAAACGAAACTCTTTATATCACCTTACAAAAAGCCGCCATTTTAAATACATGCCGAATCGTAAGAAAGTTCTTGCAAATTGACGAACACCAAATCCCACAcaacacataa